The Agrobacterium larrymoorei genome includes the window GTTTCGAGTGGCCCAACCAGCTCGTCCATCTGCGCCAGCCGTGTTCTCAAGTTCGCCTTGCACTGCAACGTCGGCGCCAGCGTTTTTCCGACAAGCACGGATTGCCCACCTTCCCTCGCATCTAGGCTGATCAAGGCATCGCGCAAGATCGAGATCAACGTTTCTTCACTAACAAAACCCTCTCGGCCGAGAGCGCCGATCATGCCCAGAGTGGAGTTGATGAACGCGTAGTAAAGAACCCGCTCATCGACGGCTTCCTCACCGAAAACGGATTCGCTTCGCTCGCCGATCCCAGGAATGGCTGCATGTAGGGCGGCGTGAGCCCGTTCATGATGAAAGAAGCCCTGATTATCGCGGTAGAAAGCAGAGACCGGATAACCATCCTCGATCTCCAGCAACACGTTTTGCTGGTGCGCCTCTGTTGCGATGCCATGCCGCAGATAAAGCGCGAATACGGGTTTCACGAAAACTTCGAGAAACCGCTCAAACCAGTCGATTGCCACAGCACCGACGTCCCTGTTTTCAATACGCGCGTGTTTACGAATTAACGCTCCAACCCGGCTACCTCGCTCCGGCAGATGCTCGCAGAGAGCAGCCAACAAGGTCACGTTTCGATTGAAATGCGCGCCATGAAACGGATTTTCGCGCATCGAAACTGAAAGCCCGTCGATGACGTCGCCATTTGGTGCAACGCCGATATAGGCCGGGTCGGGCATCAGGTTGAATCCTGGATAATCCTTCGTCAGTTCCTGCCCCAGTTTATTGCTTCGGAAGCGATACATGTCGTCGCCGCGCAGAAGTTCCCGAGCCAAATTGATCCGCACCGAGTTGGTGATACCAATACCGAGTGAAAGCTTCAGCATGAAGGGTGCATCGGAGCGATAAAGCGTGCGCACCGAAGACGTTGGAAACCAGGGAGCACCCGCCTCACCGCAATCCACTATTTTGCCAGAGGCAACAAGCGACGCGACTTCTACGCCTTTGAGCATCGCGTCTGCCTGCCATGGGTGAACAGGAAGGAAGGCAAAGTCGCCGTTTGGCAGATTGGCGCGCAAGGCCGACAGTGCTTCACCTTCTACTGCCTCCAACCAATCTTCGGACGAGGGTGACCCTTCGGAATGCCCAGAGTGATAGATATCTCTCGCCACCGCGAACCAACGCAACCGGAAGCTCGCTGCGAATTCGGGAGAATAGCGTCGCCCCTCTTCTTCGGTCATTCCCTCACGGCTTTTTGGGCAAGGGTGGATACCATGTCCCGCGATCAAACCCTGTTCGGCCGCGATGAAGGACACATGATCATCGATGAGTGCCTCCAGATCGCTCTCGCGGTTCGCCAGAGCGGCTTCGATCAGCAAGCAACTGGAATGCGCCCGCTTTAGAAGATCTTCGCGGCCTTCATCTGAGCTATTGGCCTCAATTCTTTCAATGATGACACTGATGGCATCTTCGGCACTGACGGTGTTGGTTCCGCTATCATCGTTCAACACGACAGGTTCGGCAAAAAGATTGTGCCCTGTGATCGACCGATAGACGACCGGCACCTTCAAGCTACCGCCGTTGTTTGGGAAGTTCAGCGTCAGTTTTTGTTTCGCTGCCTCCTGGCTCCATACGCTACGATCCGCATATTCGCGAACCACGCAGTTCAGAAGGGAGCGGAGGGCGAGTGTTGCAGCCTTATGTGCGTGCATGATCGTTCTCCATTTCGCGCGCCATGTCTTGAACCGCGTCCAAAACACGGCCAATGACTTCGGGGGTTGAATTCGGGTTGAGAAGTGTGAGCTTGAAATGAACTCTGCCGTTGAGGACGGTCGTCGCTAGTGCGGCAATTCCTTTACGGAAGAGTTCTGCGCGTACCCGCAATGTAATTTCGTCTGAACGCTTCTCCCCTTGCGGCGAGAGATATCTGAACAGGACGGTGGAGAGTGAGGGTTCTGCCGCCAACTTCAAATTCGCTCGAACACGAATATCCGCAGCAGCCGCGACAGTATTATCCAGCGTCCTGCAGATCAGTGCGTCCAGATTATCCGCCCCAACGGACCGAAACGTCATCAAGACCTTGAGGGCATCGGCTCGTCTCGTCGTCTGCATGGACGACTCCACGAAATTTGGAACATCGCCAAAAATCGACACCTCCGGGTTCAGATAATCCGCCTTCATTGCCAAAGGCGAAAAGTCAGCGGCGTTGCGGACCAGAAGCACTCCGCAGCTGATTGGCTGAAACAGCATCTTGTGGAAATCGAGCGTGATTGAGTCCGCCCGTTCTATTCCCGCCAGGCGCTGTCTGTGCCGGGAAAATAGCAGGCCTCCGCCATAGGCAGCGTCTACGTGGAGCCATATTCCATATGAGGCTGCAAGATCGGCAATTTCCTGCAAAGGATCCGTCGCGCCGAGATCTGTCGTGCCCGCCGTTGCAGCAATGACGAATGGCGATCGGCCTTGCGCGAGTGCGGATTCTATCGCATTTTTCAACGCTGCTTGGGACATTCGTCCATCAGCGTCAGTAGAGACAGTGACCACTGCGTCCTCTGGAAAACCAAGAATAGAGGCGCTTTTCCGGATACTGAAGTGCGACTGTTCCGACGTAAAGATGACCACTTTTCGGTCCGCCGGAGCTCCTTGCCGCTCAGCCGCCAGATAAAGAGCCGTCATATTGGACTGGCTGCCGCCGCTGGTAAAACTGCCGCCTGCGCTCTCGGGCAAGCCTGCAAAATCCGTCAGCCAGGAGAGCACCCTCTCCTCCACAAGCGTTGCGAAAGGCGACTGATCCCAGGAATCCAGAGACTGGTTTGTCGCAGAAAGCAGAACTTCCGCCGCCAAGGCCGGAATTGCAACAGGGCAATGAAGATGCGCCACTGTCGCGGGATTGCCTACGTTCAGTGCATGGCGAACGGCGAGAAAACCAACCTCATCAAAAGCCGACAACGTGCCGGTTCCATTGTCTGGAAGCACATCCATGCCGTTGAGCAGTGCTCGCATCTGCTCTACATCCGCGCCGTGGTGGATGCTGTCTTTGGATGTGTTATCCGAAATCAACGCAACCGCTGCTGCCATCGCTTGACGGTAGGATGCCTGAGCGTCAGCATCAGGTCCAAGGATGAAGGAAGACATATTCGACGCCGCAGGCGTTTCCCTGGTGTTCAATAGCGTCACATTCATGCCGCGTGGCGTCCCAGGCGCAGAAAGGCGTCCGACAGAATATTCGACGCGTCATCGATCTCGGCGTCGGAAATGATCAATGGCGGCAATAACCGCAGGACACCGCCCCCTCGGCCGCCCGTCTCCAAAATCAGGCCTGCCCGAAACGCGTCAGCCTGTAGCATTTTCGCGATGTGTCCACCAAAAGGCGGATGACCTGAGCCCTCTGGCTTACCCATTGGATCGACAACTTCGATGCCGAGCATGAGGCCTTCGCCACGTATTTCGCCGATATAGCGCGTGTGGTTTTGAATGCGTTCAAGGTTTGCACGCAGCCTGCGCCCTGCTATAGCCGTGCGCTCCACGAGACCATCACGTTTGATGATCTCTAACGTCTTCGAACCTGCGGCCATGGCAAGCTGATTGCCGCGAAACGTCCCGGCATGGGCGCCCGGCTTCCAGACATCCAAATTGTCACGGTAAATCATGACTGCCATAGGCAGACCACCGCCGATCGCCTTTGAAAGAACAATGATATCTGGAGATATACCGGCCTTCTGGAACGCGTAAAAAGTTCCTGTCCGACCCACGCCACTCTGCACTTCATCCAGAATGAGAGGGATACCAAGCTCACTTGTAACGGCGCGGATTTTACGCAGCCATTCCACGGGGGCCGGAATGACACCGCCCTCGCCCTGAACAGCTTCGAGTATGACTGCCGCAGGGAGATTGACGCCGCCTTCGGGATCGCGAAATGCTTTTTCGAAATAATCCGCCGCTAGTGTGGCGGTCTCTTCGCCGCCGCGTCCGAATGGGCAGCGGAACGAATAGGGATAAGGAAAGAAGTGCGTGCCTGGCACAAGTTGGCCAACATCAGCCTTCGGCCCCAATGATCCCATCAGAGACAGGGAGCCTTGCGACATCCCGTGATAAGCGCCACGAAAAGCAATGACATCGGTTCGCCCGGTCGCAGTCTTGGCAAGCTTGATTGCAGCTTCTACTGCGTCCGTTCCACTGGGAGAGCAGAACTGGATTTTGGCGACATCGCGCAAGTCTGCTGGCAACGTCTCGTAAATATCGGAGACGAACTTATCCTTCACAGGCGTTACGAGATCCAGTGTATGCAAAGGCAGACCGGATGTAAGCACGTTTTGCAGGCTGTCGATCACCTCAGGATGGTTATGTCCAAGTGCGAGGGTTCCGGCACCAGCAAGGCAATCCAGATAGGTCCTGCCTTCGACATCCGTTACCGTGCAGCCCGATGCTGATTTCAATGCCAGAGGGAAGCGTCGAGGATAGCTGCGCGCATTGGACTCGCGGCGCGCCTGCCGCTTGAGATAATAATCATTGTCGCACCGTGGGAACGTGTCCATGAGATCAACTCCAGTGGAATTATTCTTGGAATTCGCGTTCGTATCAGGCACCTGCCGCTATACAGGTGCCCTCGAACAGTGCTCGATCCTTCGGAGAAACCAAATGGATAGCGCCGCTCCGGCCAGAGAGATTATGGTTGCGATGGAGAAAAGTGCGGAATAGCCAAGCTTGTCTGCAACGAAGCCTGCAACTGAAGCGCCGATCATGTAGACAATCAGCTCTGCACAGGTGAGGATCGTGAAATCCGTTCCGGGCTGGTCGCTCGATGACGACTTCATGAAGAATGAGTAGATTGCCACCAACTCCATGTATCGGATCAGGGTTTGGAACGCCGAGGCAGACATGGCGACCCAGATGCCTGGCCAAACGCCGAACGCGTTGAGAGAGAAGGCAAGAAAGCAGACGCTTCTAAGTCCTCCCAGAAGAATGAGCGTTGCGGTCAGGCCGACCTTGCGGATGATGAACGCGGCTATGATGACACCGATCAAGCCCGCCGTCGCTGCGGCGCCTCCGGAAAGATAGCCGATCCAGTCGGTAGGGACCTTGTTGTCCACCAGATAGGTGCCTTCCATGCCGCGCACCAGACCTTCACTTGCACGATAGGTCAAAGCAAAGCCAAGGACGAGCCAGGCTTGAGGCATTCTGAAGAACCCTGACAGGCTCGCGCGCTTTCGCGTGCCTCCAACCACATTGGTTTCCGGGCCCATATAGAATGCTGCGATCACCGGCAAAAGCGAGAGTGCGGCGACGAGCAGAATCATCGTCTGCCAGCCTACGTAGTGGAAAACGACCAATGCTGCGGTTCCACCGATGATCACGCCAAGCGCAACGGCGCCAGCCTGCACAGCATTGCCCATGGAACGTGTTCTGTCCGTCAGATGTCGAACTGCGTAGCCGTCGGTCGCTATATCCTGAACCGAGGAGACAATCGTTATGCACAGGCAGATCGCGAATAAAGTTGTGGCATCGCCTGGCCCGATCAACGCCAGCGACGCAATACCGAAGCTGACAAGAAATTGTGTCGGTATGATCCAACCACGCCTATGCCCGAGCCTAGGCGCTGGAGACCAGCGATCCACCAGCGGCGCGACGAGAAACTTAAGAATGAGCGGCAGCATTAAAAGTGAGAAGAGGCCGATCGCAGTCCTGGAGGCCCCGCTTTCGCGCATGATAGGCGGTAAAGCGACCAGAAGCAGATAGGTTGGAATGCCTTGCGCCAGATAAAGACCGCCCAGGACGGAATAGAGCCTACGAGCTGAAGCAGATGTAGCAGACAATGCAGTCGATTGTGTATCGCTCGCGCTCAGCATTTCCGGCACCCACCTGTCAGGATTGTAATTTTCGGGTCGCGTTTGCGACCTCACCAAAAGACGACTTTTAAACTCATATATTCAGTCGTCAGCGGCGACGCTTGGTCAAGTGCGAACCTAGATAGGAAAATTGCGAACGCCGGTTTCAGTCCACGTGTAGGGAAGAAGCA containing:
- a CDS encoding IucA/IucC family protein; the protein is MHAHKAATLALRSLLNCVVREYADRSVWSQEAAKQKLTLNFPNNGGSLKVPVVYRSITGHNLFAEPVVLNDDSGTNTVSAEDAISVIIERIEANSSDEGREDLLKRAHSSCLLIEAALANRESDLEALIDDHVSFIAAEQGLIAGHGIHPCPKSREGMTEEEGRRYSPEFAASFRLRWFAVARDIYHSGHSEGSPSSEDWLEAVEGEALSALRANLPNGDFAFLPVHPWQADAMLKGVEVASLVASGKIVDCGEAGAPWFPTSSVRTLYRSDAPFMLKLSLGIGITNSVRINLARELLRGDDMYRFRSNKLGQELTKDYPGFNLMPDPAYIGVAPNGDVIDGLSVSMRENPFHGAHFNRNVTLLAALCEHLPERGSRVGALIRKHARIENRDVGAVAIDWFERFLEVFVKPVFALYLRHGIATEAHQQNVLLEIEDGYPVSAFYRDNQGFFHHERAHAALHAAIPGIGERSESVFGEEAVDERVLYYAFINSTLGMIGALGREGFVSEETLISILRDALISLDAREGGQSVLVGKTLAPTLQCKANLRTRLAQMDELVGPLETQSVYLEIDNPLFQQVQARAHG
- a CDS encoding pyridoxal phosphate-dependent decarboxylase family protein; this encodes MNVTLLNTRETPAASNMSSFILGPDADAQASYRQAMAAAVALISDNTSKDSIHHGADVEQMRALLNGMDVLPDNGTGTLSAFDEVGFLAVRHALNVGNPATVAHLHCPVAIPALAAEVLLSATNQSLDSWDQSPFATLVEERVLSWLTDFAGLPESAGGSFTSGGSQSNMTALYLAAERQGAPADRKVVIFTSEQSHFSIRKSASILGFPEDAVVTVSTDADGRMSQAALKNAIESALAQGRSPFVIAATAGTTDLGATDPLQEIADLAASYGIWLHVDAAYGGGLLFSRHRQRLAGIERADSITLDFHKMLFQPISCGVLLVRNAADFSPLAMKADYLNPEVSIFGDVPNFVESSMQTTRRADALKVLMTFRSVGADNLDALICRTLDNTVAAAADIRVRANLKLAAEPSLSTVLFRYLSPQGEKRSDEITLRVRAELFRKGIAALATTVLNGRVHFKLTLLNPNSTPEVIGRVLDAVQDMAREMENDHART
- a CDS encoding diaminobutyrate--2-oxoglutarate transaminase, which encodes MPDTNANSKNNSTGVDLMDTFPRCDNDYYLKRQARRESNARSYPRRFPLALKSASGCTVTDVEGRTYLDCLAGAGTLALGHNHPEVIDSLQNVLTSGLPLHTLDLVTPVKDKFVSDIYETLPADLRDVAKIQFCSPSGTDAVEAAIKLAKTATGRTDVIAFRGAYHGMSQGSLSLMGSLGPKADVGQLVPGTHFFPYPYSFRCPFGRGGEETATLAADYFEKAFRDPEGGVNLPAAVILEAVQGEGGVIPAPVEWLRKIRAVTSELGIPLILDEVQSGVGRTGTFYAFQKAGISPDIIVLSKAIGGGLPMAVMIYRDNLDVWKPGAHAGTFRGNQLAMAAGSKTLEIIKRDGLVERTAIAGRRLRANLERIQNHTRYIGEIRGEGLMLGIEVVDPMGKPEGSGHPPFGGHIAKMLQADAFRAGLILETGGRGGGVLRLLPPLIISDAEIDDASNILSDAFLRLGRHAA
- a CDS encoding RhtX/FptX family siderophore transporter, with the protein product MLSASDTQSTALSATSASARRLYSVLGGLYLAQGIPTYLLLVALPPIMRESGASRTAIGLFSLLMLPLILKFLVAPLVDRWSPAPRLGHRRGWIIPTQFLVSFGIASLALIGPGDATTLFAICLCITIVSSVQDIATDGYAVRHLTDRTRSMGNAVQAGAVALGVIIGGTAALVVFHYVGWQTMILLVAALSLLPVIAAFYMGPETNVVGGTRKRASLSGFFRMPQAWLVLGFALTYRASEGLVRGMEGTYLVDNKVPTDWIGYLSGGAAATAGLIGVIIAAFIIRKVGLTATLILLGGLRSVCFLAFSLNAFGVWPGIWVAMSASAFQTLIRYMELVAIYSFFMKSSSSDQPGTDFTILTCAELIVYMIGASVAGFVADKLGYSALFSIATIISLAGAALSIWFLRRIEHCSRAPV